The Chaetodon auriga isolate fChaAug3 chromosome 4, fChaAug3.hap1, whole genome shotgun sequence region TTTTTGTTTGACCAACCAACTAAAAgtcaaaaatattcagtttactacAATTTAAGAcaagaaaggcagaaaagtcTCACATTTAAGAGCCTGAAATGAACAAATGTTTTGCATTATTGGTTCAGAAATGACAACTAGCACACTGCTGAGTCTAACTCCCAGACTAACATGCTGCTGAGAGAGacagtttgctttttcttttgtttattcagCTCTAACTTTCCAGGTGATAATGAGTCATGGAAAAAGTGACTTTTAAATGATATTTGCCTGAGAGGAGTCCTGCTCTAGTATCTTCAGGGTGACAATGAACTTGATGGCTTTTCTAAACCACGGATAGAAAAAAGCGTAAATGAGTGGATTCAAGCAAGAATTAAAGTACAGGAGCCAGGACACGATGGCCCAAGATGAAGCGCTGTTTGAGATGTCCTGCCCCACAAGAGAAGGGTAGTAATATGGACAGAAACTCATCAGAAACACCAGTATGACGACACCCAGAGTCCTGGCTGCTTTTTTCTCAGATTTCTTTGCAGTGACTCTAACTGTACCGCCGGCAACCATCGTAACATGAGACTGCAGTGCACGAGCCTGAGACACGGCCACGATGAACACTTTCGTATACAGAATGAGGATGACCGAGCAGGGGCCGATGAACGTGAACACGAGGTCGACGGTTCCAGAGATGTAGTTGATCACCACCAAACACTCCCCGTGGCAGGAGTTGTGTGCGTCTGGCTGCCTGAGATGGTCCTTTAAAATCAGCCCGTTGTAGAGAAGCGAGCAGGCccagcacaggcacacacacacctccaccctgCCGCGGGTGATTTTGCTGCTGTACTGCAGAGGATAACAGATAGCGACATAGCGGTCGATGGATATGAGCACCATGTTCCCTACAGAGGCCGAGGTGAGGGTGAAGCCGATAATGTAAGACAGGGCGCACATGAGGTCGcccagcagccagcaggtcTCAATGAAGCGCACCGACTCCACCGGCATCACCAGCAGCCCGACGAGCAGGTCAGAGATGGCCagggagagcaggagcaggTTGGTGGGGGTGTGAAGCTGCCTGAagtgggagatggagatgaCAACCAGCAGGTTGAGAGCAACAGTGAGCACGGCGATGCAGGAGAGCAACGTGTAGAAGACAACGGCCTGAGAGTGAGGACGCATTAACCCCCTGCAGGAGGAGTTCAGGAGCTGAGGGTAGCAGAGCTCGACTCCCTCCGAGACGTCCATCATCCGCCGCTGAGGGGAGCTGATGGCCTGACCCTGCTGAGCTCCAGCGGCTCTCTGATCATACGATACGTAGTGCAGCTCACTTATCTCTGAGCGcgctcctcctcagctccccaGTCGTCCTCTTCATCACCGTCAgcctttttccttttgtttctcctcatcttcctcacctctccctTGCTtattcctccctccttcctccccttttAATCCCACTGTTACATGATGTAACGTTTTAGTTTCATGCACCTGATGGAAAACTTTCCTGTTAAGGTTTTCTTAAAGTTCTGTTTGAGTCACCTCAGCTTACTTAGAGCCCTGAGGGGATCTGTGTTTGTCATCTGGTCATGTCAGTAATCCAAAGACATCAGTTAAGGCAACCAGTTACGACACAGAGACcttacagcagtgattttctgACTAAGGACATATCATATGATCATATCAAACTTGTACAAGCATAAAACCACTTTAGTTGAACCAAAGTCTACTAATGAGCGTACTATAGTTCTTGGTGTGATGATACTTATATACTGAGGTTTGCTCTCTGAACTCTGTAGTTTTTGGTTCACAGTTTCGATCATCACTCAAGTCATTGACGGGCTAACAGGAttcgctgcttctctctgttttctatcATTACATTTAGAATATTTTTGATATTATTTTGGATTTCAGGGCCTTGATACAGCACTTCTATCCAAAGCACTTTACAGGGGGCAGGAACATCAGGAGCAAttcactgttcactgttcaGCTCAACAACgctttgacatgtggacaggacCGAACTGTCAACACTGACATTAATGGAGGACCCATTCTACCTCCTCATTCACAGCTTGGATGGGCATTAACTCATCCAGGACCTCTTggactgcttttttttcttttgttgacaAAGGGCTCCAAGCAGGTTCCCCCTTGATCACAGTCCAAGGTTCTCCTCAAACTTTCCCTCATATAGTTTTACTGCCCAGGCCAATGTTCATTTGGATATGCCACAGTAGAAAGAGCACAGGGGTAAATATCAGTTTAATGGtattcatttagctgcttcagtttcagggttgATTTTGTGCAAGCTGCCTCACTCTAGTCCATGGTGGGAGACTTTGACCAATCACAGGATGTATTAGAGATGGATGAAAGCCTAGGCAGGAGGTTTTGTATTGTGTATGTTCAGCTGTGGCCTACTTCAACCATTCTTTGAGTCACCTGTCTTTACTGTATGAATGATATCCAGAGAGGGTTTTCCTGAGATACAGCCTCTCTAAAGCAGTTGccattaaaatacatttcagtttgCATTATCTGTGCTGTTGAGTGTAAAAGTTGTAGCAGTACATCCTCGACCTTCAATTGAAAAGAGAGTTTCAGGAATTAATGTGCAGTTATGAGCTGAGTTTACTGATTTGAAACTGTTAGTCAAATATGTACTTTACTCTAACCTTCAACCTGctttcagtttctctctgagcCCCTCATTGAGGCGTATTCGTGCTTATGTTCCCCTTTTTAACAGTTTACCATCAAGTTGTTGAATCACAGAAAGTTGCATTTACTCCTTTCTTTGACATTAGACCTTCTGACTGTCACAAACAAGTACATCCGTGTTTTCTGCTCCAGCTGCGGTCCTGGTTCAGGTGTGTAAAGGGGATGTGGTTGCATCATGTGTTGATGTGAAAGTGTGCTCATTAACACCTTTGACTGGAATTCAGTTGTGGGTTAACGTGTTATCGAACATTATTACGAGGTGTCAGCCTGTCCCTCTGCTACACAACACAGCGACtatcatgtttgtgtttttatgttgaaaCTAATGTGTCCTCTGAGGTACCGACGACTTTGATGAGTTTATGAGCGCCGGTCCTGAATAATAGTTAGTTTACCCTTGTTGAGGTCAACTGATGTAATTATTAGagattatgttgtttttcttgccaTAGATCCACGTGagttatttatctatttatttattttacatgtttctgttgttacAGGTACCATGTATCAGAGGGCagttttgtatatttttacCATTTATCTTAAGACCGTCATTACTGCTAGTTTGACAGAATTAGATTTTGCATCAAGAAATTCATCACTGTCTAATAAAATATGATAAATTGTTAAATTAATTGAAACTAACCAGTTGTAAATGGGATATCACACCCCAAAGTATCACCATTTAGTGGTGTTTAATTTAACTTTCTCAGCTGTAAATGCTGTATAAGTAGATTTTCTGCTAAATGGTCAAGAACCATGTGAATCCAGTTCAGACTGCTTGTGATGGGCTGtgctttcatctctttctttaCTTCTTAGGAGGGAATTCTGAACACAATTTTAACCAATTAATCATATTGATATTAGAGATTTTCCTGATTTGACACAGTTTAAATGGATAATTGAATTCACGTGTTATTGATCAGTTCATTAATATTGTCAGTTTATGGCACTAAATCCAGTTCAGTCATCATGTAGACCTTTTATctagtgtttgtctttgtgcttttgtccTTACCTCAAAgatcacattttctctcatgGCTTATTTCTGGTTTCATTCACATTGGAGACTTAGAAAGCAACACATTCTTTGCAACATATCGGGTAGAATAGTACAATCTGTTTCTGTTGGCAGAGCCGGATTATTTATTTGCTAACACAGAAAAACGAAGAGTGTTTATTAAGTCCTTAGTACATAATGACTTCATATGGAATTGATGAGTCGTTCATTATTAACAGATTTGTCAATTCTATCCTTGATGTAGGTTATGAGTTCATATCAAACTGGTCGCCTGCATCATTAATAATGTCGTTACTCACATCTTGTCTTGTCTCTTATGTATTTTAGATGAAAAAGCTTCACTGAGActtaatttattacatttatttcttATTAATCATtaacagacaatgtaacattgaataaaacattaactCACAATTAACATCTTGACACTAATGTATTTGCTGGCATTAAAAATCCTTTACAGAATGTAAATATTCCTAAATTATTTATCAATATTTAGTTTAATATTCACATCAGTAGACAATCATTTACTCATCACTGAATGTCCAGTTGTCTGATGCATAAAATACAGTCCCATGTTGGATCGCTCTCATCACTGATGTGCTGCTGCCATCTGTTGATGATGAATAACAGCTGATCCAGAGACGCATCACACTGTGAACTGTTCGCTGGTTGAAAACTTGCAGTGAGATCTGATGCTGATAACCAAACCTGCACCAGCAGAAACTCGGCCCCTGTTGAGCTCAGTGGTTGTGTGGCTCGTCAGACACTAGATGGCGCTGCTGGTAAAGGAGTTGGCACTTCTGTAGCTTTAACGACTTCTAGCACTTTGCTCCTAGAAGTTTTACACAAAAGAGACCCAGTTAAAACATCAAGTGCATGAGAAGACATTTCTGCCACATCAGTTTTATGCTTACATACTTTATGTTTCTTTAGgttttttccatcacttttatttttacttccCCACTGAAGTTCATCACCCACATGGCTCATAGAAATACAGTATCTTGTACTTAGTGGCCTGTGCTGGTTAAAGCTTAAAGAAGAGACTTCATAACTCACATTATGAGGTGAGTTACAAAATGTCCAGCGGACAAACTGTAGACAAATCATTCAGAACTCTTAGTTTTATGAAGTGAAAATATATTGTTGATGATTTAAACTTCATACCTGAAAATCATCCAATGGATGCAAACAACTTAGGATTCTCTGATAAATCCTAATAAGtccttttgtcttg contains the following coding sequences:
- the LOC143319818 gene encoding trace amine-associated receptor 13c-like; this translates as MDVSEGVELCYPQLLNSSCRGLMRPHSQAVVFYTLLSCIAVLTVALNLLVVISISHFRQLHTPTNLLLLSLAISDLLVGLLVMPVESVRFIETCWLLGDLMCALSYIIGFTLTSASVGNMVLISIDRYVAICYPLQYSSKITRGRVEVCVCLCWACSLLYNGLILKDHLRQPDAHNSCHGECLVVINYISGTVDLVFTFIGPCSVILILYTKVFIVAVSQARALQSHVTMVAGGTVRVTAKKSEKKAARTLGVVILVFLMSFCPYYYPSLVGQDISNSASSWAIVSWLLYFNSCLNPLIYAFFYPWFRKAIKFIVTLKILEQDSSQANII